The window AATGGTTACTCTTTGATTCGTAAAGTTCTAGAAGTTTCTGGTGCTGATAAGAGTGAAGAGCTAGAAGGTCGCACTATCGGTGAACACCTACTAGAACCAACTAAGATTTACATCAAATCGGCACTTAAGATGATTGCAGAGCATGACATTCATGCTATCTCGCACATCACAGGTGGTGGTTTCTGGGAAAACATCCCACGCGTACTTCCTGAAGGTACTAAAGCAGTGATTGATGGCAAGAGCTGGGAATGGCCTGCTATCTTCAACTGGCTACAAGAGAAAGGTAACGTGGAGACATTTGAAATGTACCGCACTTTCAACTGTGGTGTAGGCCTAGTTGTTGCTCTACCTAAAGATCAAGCAGACGCTGCTGTTGAACTGCTGAAAGCCGAAGGCGAAAACGCTTGGGTTATCGGTGAGATCGCAAACGCTGAAGCTGGCGAAGAGCAAGTTGAAATCAAATAAGTGATACGCTCACTTACTTAGTTAATCAATGAGGACCTAATGGTCCTCATTTTGCTATTTAGCCCGCAGAAAACCTTAGTTTATGTAGGTAATATAAATACCAATCGTAGTAAATAACTGGTCATCCTAGCTTGTTAAAATGCTCGATCACGTCGTTAGAAATTTTGATTGTAGGATAACTACTTATCGAAAATTTCTGCCTTGTTCTCAAGCCTTTTTCCTACGCTATTTATGATCACTTACTTACTGTGATTGGTATAAACCTCCCCGTTAACCAATCGCATGACCCACTCTATGAAGAACATCCATTCTATGAATAACAGTCACTCTAAGAAAAACATCGTCGTTTTAGTCTCAGGAAGCGGAAGTAACTTGCAGGCAATTTTGGATGCCTGTGAGAGCCACACGATTGACGCCTCTGTTAAGGCCGTTTTCTCAAACAAAGCAGAGGCTTTTGGTCTAGAGAGAGCAAAGTCAGCAGGTGTTGACGCTCATTCGGTGAATCCAAAAGAATTTAATTCGCGTGAAGAATTTGATCATGAATTGATGGTTCAGATCGATGCTTACCAACCCGACCTGATTGTACTCGCTGGCTATATGCGCATTCTGAGTTCAGAGTTTGTTCGTCATTATGCGGGTAAAATGGTCAATATCCACCCTTCTCTGTTACCTAAGTATCCGGGGCTGCACACCCACCAGCGTGCTATTGATGCTCAGGACAAAGAGCATGGCACCAGCGTCCATTTTGTTACCGAAGAGCTCGATGGCGGTCCTGTAATCTTACAAGCTAAGGTGCCTGTATTTGAAGGGGATGATGCCGACATGCTAGCGAGCCGAGTACTCACCCAAGAACATTGCATTTATCCTCTGGTCTGCAAGTGGTTCGCGGAAGATCGTTTATCAATGGCAAACGGACAAGCTATCTTAGACGGCAAGGCATTGGGCAAGCACGGTTACGCAGAAGAGTGATTCGTTAAAACTAAACCAAATAAAAAACAAAAAGGCCGCTTACTGATTCATTAGTTCAGTAAGCGGCCTTTCTTTTATGCGTTTCAAATTAATACTATTCGGAATACTTAGCTCAATGGCTCAGTCGGTGCTTGGCTTGCAACCTTTTTAGGTGCGTAAGCAACATCTTCCAACGCTTTATGGTTATTGCCGATCAACTCACCAAAATGAAACAGGGCATATTCGCCTGGCTTCATTCTAAACCACTCTTCATTGCATGTTAGAGGCTGCGTTGCGACGACCGTAACCACATCATTTGGCGTGGTCTCTTCTTGAAAGTTTATCTCAACATCTTCGTCAATCAGGCTCGCATTACCAAAAGGTGCACGTCTTGTTATCCAGTACAAGTGATTCGTACAATAGGTCATGACGTACTCACCATCACTGAGTAGCATGTTAAAGACACCTTTCTCACGCAACTGGTCACAACATTCCGCGACAAAGCGAAACATGCCTTCCATGTCTTGTGGTGGTTCAGGGAAACGATCTTCTAGTTGTTTCACTAACCAACAAAAAGAAAGCTCACTGTCCGTCTCGCCTACAGGTCTGAAACGACCACTAACCAGATCATCGTAATCCGTTAATTGGCCATTATGAGCGAAGGTCCAGTATCGTCCCCATAGCTCACGGGTAAATGGGTGAGTATTTTCTAGATTAACGCCACCACGATTGGCTTGACGGATATGACTGACAACAGCTTGGCTTTTAATTGGGTAGTTTTGAACTAACTCAGCAATCTTTGATTCACAGCTAGGGTTAGGATCTTTGAACGTTCGAAAGCCCTTCCCTTCATAAAAGGTGATTCCCCAACCATCACGATGTGGTCCGGTATTACCTCCACGCTGCATTAGGCCGGTGAAACTAAAACAAATATCAGTTGGCACATTCGCGCTCATACCGAGCAATTCACACATGGTTTAATCTACTCCCTTTTAAAACCAATGGAGCCTAAGCAGGGCTCCAAATGTCTGTAAAACTATTATTCCATTTCTTTTTCGACAAGCTGAATCACAATATGAATGATCTTAATGTGAATCTCTTGGATGCGGTCAGCGTAACCAAAATGCGGAACTCGGATTTCGATATCAGCACAACCTGCCATTTTACCGCCATCTTTACCCGTCAATGCAATCGTCTTCATGCCTTTAGCTTGAGCAGCTTCAATCGCTTTCAAAATGTTGGCAGAGTTACCTGAAGTTGACAAACCAAACAACACATCGCCTTTACGACCCACGGCTTCTACATAACGAGAAAAGACATAGTCGTAACCAAAATCGTTACTTACACAAGACAGGTGGCTAGGATCTGAAATCGCAATACCAGCGTAGCCTGGGCGATTTTCACGGTAACGGCCAGTTAGCTCTTCCGCGAAGTGCATCGCATCACAGTGTGAACCACCGTTACCACAAGAAAGCACTTTGCCTTCTTGTTTAAATGAGTCAGCAATCAATTTTGCCGCAGCTTCGATCTGAGCGATATTATGATCATCACTCAAAAACTTGTTAAGAACGTCAGCAGCTTCGTTCAATTCACTTTTGATTAGGTCTTGGTACATAAGGCTTATCTCTTATATTTTTTTACGCAACTTAAAGTACGTGAAATGAGAGCTGAGGGTTTTTCCCTCTTTATAACTGAGTTTACCCACAAACATGAAATAGTGTCGATACTTAAGCCAAAAGATTGCTACCAAAATTAATATCTCACTGCAGAACCGTCCAATTATTCACCACCAACCTCTCACAATTAGAATTTTAACTCTATTAAGATCACTTTTTACCCAATTTAGAGTTTTACAAATATTTAATATTTTGTTTACACTTAACTGGTTAGACCTCTTACCTAAAATCATAACGATAAGTGATCTCTGAAAAGGAAATCGATCATGAACATATTGCTCTCCCTACTTGCCATGACAACCATCTTTGGTGTCTGCCTTTACCATAGAGTTAGTCTGGTACGTGCTTTAATCGTATTAACCGGTTCAATGGTTGTACTGACATTGTTTGGCGGCGTAGCTGTCACTGGCTGGCTTTGTTACCTCTTGGCCGTTGCAATGCTTGCTGTACCTGCAATTCGTCAAACCATCATCAGCCAAAAAGCACTTTCTTTGTTTAAGAAAGTACTCCCTGCAATGTCACAGACAGAAAAAGAAGCATTGGAAGCGGGTACCGTATGGTGGGAAGCTGAGCTGTTCAAAGGCAAACCAGAATGGAAGAAACTTCAGGACATTGCTGACCCTAAGCTCTCTGAAGCTGAACAAACCTTTTTAGACGGACCTGTAAATCAGGTTTGTGAAATGGTGAACGATTACCAGGTGACGCATGAGTTAGCTGATCTTCCACCAGAAGTGTGGCAATTCCTAAAAGACCACAAGTTCTTTGCCATGATCATCAAAAAGAAATACGGCGGTTTAGAATTCTCAGCTTACGCTCAGTCTTTGGTTCTACAGAAGCTAACGGGTGTTTCGAGCGTATTATCATCGACAGTTGGCGTACCTAACTCACTAGGCCCTGGTGAGCTATTACAGCACTACGGCACTGAAGATCAAAGAAACCATTACCTGCCACGCCTAGCTGAAGGTAAAGAGATCCCTTGTTTCGCACTGACCAGTCCAGAAGCAGGCTCAGACGCTGGCTCTATACCGGATTACGGTGTGGTATGTAAGGGTGAATGGGAAGGTGAAGAAGTCTTGGGCATGCGCCTAACTTGGAACAAGCGTTACATCACCCTAGCGCCTGTCGCGACTGTTTTGGGATTAGCGTTTAAACTGCGTGACCCGGATGGCCTGCTTGGTGATCAAAAAGATCTTGGTATCACCTGTGCGCTTATCCCAACTGATTTAAAAGGTGTTGAGATTGGCAATCGCCATTTCCCACTCAATGTTCCATTCCAAAACGGTCCAACTCAGGGCGACGACATCTTCGTACCAATCGATTTCATCATTGGTGGCCAGAAAATGGCAGGCCAAGGCTGGCGCATGCTGGTTGAATGTCTATCGGTTGGCCGTGGTATCACGCTGCCTTCAAACTCAACAGGTGGCATCAAGTCAGCAGCACTGGCAACAGGCGCTTACGCTCGCATTCGTCGTCAGTTCAAACAACCAATTGGCCGTATGGAAGGGGTTGAAGAGCCACTAGCACGCCTAGCGGGTAATGCTTACGTGATGGATGCAGCGAGTAACCTAACCGTTGCAGGTATCGACCTTGGCGAAAAACCTTCAGTTATCTCTGCCATCGTTAAGTATCACTGTACTCACCGTGGCCAACGCAGCATCATCGATGCGATGGATATCGTCGGTGGTAAAGGCATTTGCTTAGGTCCATCAAACTTCTTAGCGCGTGGCTACCAAGGTTCGCCAATCGCGATTACCGTTGAAGGGGCAAACATCCTGACTCGTTCAATGATCATCTACGGTCAAGGCGCGATTCGTTGTCACCCTTATGTTCTAAACGAAATGGAAGCGGCTTATTCTGAAAGCAGCGATGCTCTTGATAAGTTCGATTCGGCGTTAGCTGGCCACGTTAGCTTTACACTCAGTAACCTCGTTCGCAGTTTGTGGTTTGGTTTAACCGACGGTCGTGGTTCTGATACGCCAACTCCAGTTAATAAAACTGACAAACAAACACAGCGCTACTACCAAAAATTGAACCGCTACAGCGCTAACCTAGCGCTACTGTCTGATATTTCAATGGCAATACTAGGTGGTTCTTTGAAACGTAGAGAGCGTCTTTCTGCAAGACTGGGCGATATCCTGAGTCAACTCTACTTAGGGTCTGCAACACTTAAGCGTTTTGAAAGTGAAGGCAGCCACGCTGAGGATCTACCGCTAGTACATTGGGGTATGCAAGATAGCTTACGTCAAACTGAAGTCGCGATTGATGAGTTCCTAGCGAACTTCCCTAACCCGGTAATTGGACGCCTACTTCGTGTTGTACTGATGCCATTTGGTCGTATTCGTCGTGCACCCAATGACAAACTGGATAGCCAAGTAGCAAGCATACTACAAACACCAAGTGAAACTCGTTCACGTATTGGCCGCGGTCAATACTTAGAAGCAACGGAATACAACCCTGTTGGTAAAATAGAAAAAGCACTAGAAGTGATTCTGCAAGCAGAGCCTTTATTCGACAAAGTCTGCAAAGAGACGCATCAAAAACGCGCTTTCTTAAGACTCGACCTTGTTGCTCAATTAGGACTTGAGAAAGGTATTTTAAATGAGCAAGAAGCTGCGTTGCTTGTTAGCGCTGAAGAACACCGACTGTACACAATTAACGTTGACGACTTCGCACCAGAGGAACTCGCAGCAAAGTCACAATATCCAGGTCAATCGATTGATAACGTGGCCTAGCCAAAGTATCAGTATGTAACTAAGCAACTCAGTTGCGAAACCAGATACACGAGATAGACCAGAAGCAAAAACGGGACTCATAGAGTCCCGTTTTTTTATATCACAATAAAGTAGTCGTAATGTTACATCCATGAGCTACTTACATCTATGAGCTAAAGCGAACGCTGAATGACCTTGCCAGCGTCGACTCCTGATTTATTTAGGAGCTCTTAGCTGCATCTCAGGTTGAGCTTGCTTCTTCGCGGTCACTTTACGAATCACAAACCAGATCAATAAACCCAAGAGAATTGCGACAACATTACCGATGGCGATGATGATCATACTGCGTTGTCGGTCATCTTCGCGTTTCTGAAGAATCATCAACTCTGTCGCGATACGTTTTTGCTCGGCTAGCGCTTCTTCTTGAAGGCGTCTTGACTCCGCTAAATCGATATCTTCAACAACGCTGTATGATTGTTCTGTAATTGGAAAGATCAGTGGACGTTGACTTGAAGCATCGGTGGCGTAAACCATCCCTGACCAACTATAAATCCCCAAATCACCATTGTAAGGCACCTCTAAAGGCACTTTCATCGCATCGACTTCAGCTTGCCCTTGCTTATACGTTACATACTCATCAGGGGCTTTGTGTTCAACATGAACGGCTAATGAACTTGGGGCTATCATGCCCGGCTCACCTGATACGACGATCGTATGAGGCAGC of the Vibrio lentus genome contains:
- a CDS encoding class II glutamine amidotransferase; this encodes MCELLGMSANVPTDICFSFTGLMQRGGNTGPHRDGWGITFYEGKGFRTFKDPNPSCESKIAELVQNYPIKSQAVVSHIRQANRGGVNLENTHPFTRELWGRYWTFAHNGQLTDYDDLVSGRFRPVGETDSELSFCWLVKQLEDRFPEPPQDMEGMFRFVAECCDQLREKGVFNMLLSDGEYVMTYCTNHLYWITRRAPFGNASLIDEDVEINFQEETTPNDVVTVVATQPLTCNEEWFRMKPGEYALFHFGELIGNNHKALEDVAYAPKKVASQAPTEPLS
- the lpcA gene encoding D-sedoheptulose 7-phosphate isomerase; this encodes MYQDLIKSELNEAADVLNKFLSDDHNIAQIEAAAKLIADSFKQEGKVLSCGNGGSHCDAMHFAEELTGRYRENRPGYAGIAISDPSHLSCVSNDFGYDYVFSRYVEAVGRKGDVLFGLSTSGNSANILKAIEAAQAKGMKTIALTGKDGGKMAGCADIEIRVPHFGYADRIQEIHIKIIHIVIQLVEKEME
- the fadE gene encoding acyl-CoA dehydrogenase FadE; this translates as MNILLSLLAMTTIFGVCLYHRVSLVRALIVLTGSMVVLTLFGGVAVTGWLCYLLAVAMLAVPAIRQTIISQKALSLFKKVLPAMSQTEKEALEAGTVWWEAELFKGKPEWKKLQDIADPKLSEAEQTFLDGPVNQVCEMVNDYQVTHELADLPPEVWQFLKDHKFFAMIIKKKYGGLEFSAYAQSLVLQKLTGVSSVLSSTVGVPNSLGPGELLQHYGTEDQRNHYLPRLAEGKEIPCFALTSPEAGSDAGSIPDYGVVCKGEWEGEEVLGMRLTWNKRYITLAPVATVLGLAFKLRDPDGLLGDQKDLGITCALIPTDLKGVEIGNRHFPLNVPFQNGPTQGDDIFVPIDFIIGGQKMAGQGWRMLVECLSVGRGITLPSNSTGGIKSAALATGAYARIRRQFKQPIGRMEGVEEPLARLAGNAYVMDAASNLTVAGIDLGEKPSVISAIVKYHCTHRGQRSIIDAMDIVGGKGICLGPSNFLARGYQGSPIAITVEGANILTRSMIIYGQGAIRCHPYVLNEMEAAYSESSDALDKFDSALAGHVSFTLSNLVRSLWFGLTDGRGSDTPTPVNKTDKQTQRYYQKLNRYSANLALLSDISMAILGGSLKRRERLSARLGDILSQLYLGSATLKRFESEGSHAEDLPLVHWGMQDSLRQTEVAIDEFLANFPNPVIGRLLRVVLMPFGRIRRAPNDKLDSQVASILQTPSETRSRIGRGQYLEATEYNPVGKIEKALEVILQAEPLFDKVCKETHQKRAFLRLDLVAQLGLEKGILNEQEAALLVSAEEHRLYTINVDDFAPEELAAKSQYPGQSIDNVA
- the purN gene encoding phosphoribosylglycinamide formyltransferase, with amino-acid sequence MTHSMKNIHSMNNSHSKKNIVVLVSGSGSNLQAILDACESHTIDASVKAVFSNKAEAFGLERAKSAGVDAHSVNPKEFNSREEFDHELMVQIDAYQPDLIVLAGYMRILSSEFVRHYAGKMVNIHPSLLPKYPGLHTHQRAIDAQDKEHGTSVHFVTEELDGGPVILQAKVPVFEGDDADMLASRVLTQEHCIYPLVCKWFAEDRLSMANGQAILDGKALGKHGYAEE